The proteins below are encoded in one region of Pseudoduganella armeniaca:
- a CDS encoding bile acid:sodium symporter family protein encodes MSSASAFLARLKPDNFTLALLTTVAIASVLPCTGQTAVVFGDVTTFAIGLLFFLHGAKLSREAIVAGLTHWRLHLLVLACTFVLFPILGLALKPVALAVLTPDLYLGLLFLCMLPSTVQSSIAMTAMGRGNVPAAICSASASNFLGIFITPLLVGAFIVQGQAERSSLDAVLAIVLQLLVPFIAGQVCRRWIGAWVDRHKPMLKYVDQGSILLVVYTAFSEAVSEGLWHKLSPQLLLALGLICCVLLAVVLGLSFWASRRLGFSSADEVTIVFCGSKKSLASGVPMAKVLFATSSLGMIILPVMLFHQIQLMVCAVLAQRFAQRAD; translated from the coding sequence ATGTCTTCCGCATCCGCCTTCCTCGCCCGTCTCAAGCCAGACAACTTCACGCTTGCCCTCCTGACCACCGTCGCCATCGCGTCGGTGCTGCCCTGCACCGGGCAAACCGCCGTCGTCTTCGGCGACGTCACCACCTTCGCCATCGGCCTGTTGTTCTTCCTGCACGGCGCCAAGCTGTCGCGCGAGGCCATCGTGGCCGGCCTGACGCACTGGCGCCTGCACCTGCTGGTGCTGGCCTGTACCTTCGTGCTGTTCCCCATCCTCGGCCTGGCCTTGAAACCCGTCGCGCTGGCAGTGCTGACGCCGGACCTGTATCTGGGCCTGCTGTTCCTGTGCATGCTGCCGTCCACCGTGCAGTCGTCCATCGCGATGACGGCGATGGGACGCGGGAACGTGCCCGCGGCGATCTGCAGCGCTTCGGCATCCAACTTCCTCGGCATCTTCATCACGCCGCTGCTGGTGGGCGCTTTCATCGTGCAGGGCCAGGCGGAGCGCTCCTCGCTCGATGCCGTGCTGGCCATCGTGCTGCAACTGCTGGTGCCGTTCATCGCCGGCCAGGTGTGCCGGCGCTGGATCGGTGCGTGGGTCGACCGCCACAAGCCGATGCTGAAATACGTCGACCAGGGCTCGATCCTGCTGGTGGTGTACACGGCGTTTTCCGAGGCTGTCTCGGAAGGGTTGTGGCACAAGCTGTCGCCGCAGCTGCTGCTTGCCCTCGGCCTGATCTGCTGCGTGCTGCTGGCCGTGGTGCTGGGGCTGTCGTTCTGGGCCAGCCGCCGGCTGGGCTTTTCCAGCGCCGACGAAGTGACGATCGTGTTCTGCGGCTCGAAGAAAAGCCTGGCTTCCGGCGTGCCGATGGCCAAGGTGCTGTTTGCCACGTCCTCGCTGGGCATGATCATCCTGCCGGTGATGCTGTTCCACCAGATCCAGCTGATGGTGTGCGCGGTGCTGGCGCAGCGTTTCGCCCAACGGGCCGACTAG
- a CDS encoding inorganic phosphate transporter, translating into MQTLQISIYALAVLIFLALVFDFMNGFHDAANAIATVVSTGVLKPQTAVAMAAFFNFIAIFIVGLKVAQTIGKGTIDPHVVDHYVIFGALVGAIVWNLITWYYGIPSSSSHALIGGLVGAAVAKSGTGALIAAGLIKTVVFIVVAPLLGFALGSVIMLIVSWVFVKSTPRKIDGWFRRLQLASAAAYSLGHGGNDAQKTMGIIWMLLIASGHVAAGDAEPPLWVIISCYAAISFGTLFGGWRIVKTMGQKITKLKPVGGFCAETGGAITLLMASFWGVPVSTTHTITGAIVGVGSAQRLSAVRWGVAGNIVWAWIFTIPASAFVAAIAWWLGRHIM; encoded by the coding sequence ATGCAGACCCTACAAATCAGCATCTACGCGCTGGCTGTACTGATCTTCCTGGCACTCGTCTTCGACTTCATGAACGGCTTCCACGACGCCGCCAACGCGATCGCGACGGTCGTGTCGACGGGCGTGCTCAAGCCCCAGACGGCGGTGGCGATGGCCGCCTTCTTCAACTTCATCGCGATCTTCATCGTCGGCCTGAAAGTGGCCCAGACGATCGGCAAGGGCACCATCGATCCGCACGTGGTGGACCATTACGTCATCTTCGGTGCGCTGGTCGGGGCCATCGTGTGGAACCTGATCACCTGGTACTACGGCATTCCGTCGTCGTCGTCGCACGCGCTGATCGGCGGCCTGGTGGGCGCGGCCGTCGCCAAGTCCGGCACCGGCGCGCTGATCGCCGCTGGCCTGATCAAGACCGTCGTGTTCATCGTGGTGGCGCCGCTGCTGGGCTTCGCGCTGGGCTCCGTCATCATGCTGATCGTCTCGTGGGTGTTCGTCAAATCGACGCCGCGCAAGATCGACGGCTGGTTCCGCCGCCTGCAGCTGGCATCGGCCGCGGCATACAGCCTGGGCCACGGCGGCAACGACGCGCAGAAAACCATGGGCATCATCTGGATGCTGCTGATCGCCTCCGGCCACGTGGCCGCCGGCGATGCCGAGCCGCCGCTGTGGGTGATCATCTCGTGCTATGCCGCGATCTCGTTCGGCACGCTGTTCGGTGGCTGGCGCATCGTGAAAACCATGGGCCAGAAGATCACGAAACTCAAACCTGTCGGCGGCTTCTGCGCCGAAACGGGCGGCGCCATCACCCTCTTGATGGCATCGTTCTGGGGCGTGCCCGTCTCGACGACGCACACCATCACGGGCGCCATCGTCGGTGTCGGCTCGGCGCAGCGCCTGTCGGCCGTGCGCTGGGGCGTGGCCGGCAACATCGTGTGGGCATGGATCTTCACGATTCCCGCTTCCGCGTTCGTGGCCGCCATCGCCTGGTGGCTGGGGCGCCATATCATGTAA
- a CDS encoding DUF47 domain-containing protein: MFGRLMPTEGKFFDLFNQHAELCVKGAKEMLGLMTNFDDLENRVHAIESIEKQADKITYTTVDLLHKTFITPIDRDDIHKLITKMDDILDMMEDAGQTVSLYDLHAVTPEAKRLAELVLACCEKVKDAVALLSNMDNARDIVAICEEIDRLESDADHVMRAAMSKLFRDEPDVRNLIKMKAIYEILETVTDRCEDVANIIEGIIVENA, encoded by the coding sequence ATGTTTGGACGCTTGATGCCCACCGAGGGCAAATTCTTTGACCTGTTCAACCAGCATGCGGAGCTGTGCGTCAAAGGCGCGAAAGAAATGCTTGGCCTGATGACCAACTTCGACGACCTGGAAAATCGCGTGCACGCGATCGAGAGCATCGAGAAGCAGGCCGACAAGATCACCTACACCACCGTCGACCTGCTGCACAAGACGTTCATCACGCCGATCGACCGCGACGACATCCACAAGCTGATCACCAAGATGGACGACATCCTGGACATGATGGAAGACGCCGGCCAGACCGTGTCGCTGTACGACCTGCACGCCGTGACGCCGGAAGCCAAGCGCCTGGCCGAGCTGGTGCTGGCCTGCTGCGAGAAGGTCAAGGACGCCGTGGCGCTGCTGTCGAACATGGACAACGCCCGTGACATCGTCGCCATCTGCGAAGAGATCGACCGCCTGGAATCGGATGCCGACCACGTGATGCGCGCCGCCATGTCGAAGCTGTTCCGCGACGAGCCGGACGTGCGCAACCTGATCAAGATGAAGGCCATCTACGAGATCCTGGAAACCGTGACGGACCGCTGCGAGGACGTGGCCAACATCATCGAAGGCATCATCGTCGAAAACGCGTAA
- a CDS encoding replicative DNA helicase: MNAAPSDPQVDSLRIPPHSIEAEQSVIGGLLRDNAAWDRIADFMNAEDFYRYDHRIIFEQMVRLINAGKPADVITVYEALTMLGKADEVGGLQYLNAMAQNTPSAANIRRYAEIVRDRGVLRKLITVADEISGNAFSPQGKEVKQMLDEAESKIFAIAEAGSRGSSGWTAVQPLLTQVVERIDELYSRESTSEITGVPTGFIDLDRMTSGLQPGDLVIVAGRPSMGKTAFSVNIGENVAIEAGLPVAVFSMEMGGAQLAMRMLGSVGQLDQHRLRTGKLNDEDWPRLTHAIQKMNEAQLYIDETPALNPIEMRARARRLARQCGKLGLIIVDYLQLMQGSQPGDNRAAEISEISRSLKGLAKELHCPVIALSQLNRSLEQRPNKRPVMSDLRESGAIEQDADVIIFLYRDEVYNPDSPDKGTAEIIIGKQRNGPIGAIRLTWMGMYTKFGNYTGNLAVYQGD; encoded by the coding sequence ATGAACGCCGCCCCATCCGACCCGCAAGTCGACTCCCTACGCATCCCGCCGCATTCCATCGAGGCAGAACAGTCCGTCATCGGCGGCCTGCTGCGCGATAACGCCGCGTGGGACCGCATCGCCGACTTCATGAACGCGGAGGATTTCTATCGCTACGACCACCGCATCATCTTCGAACAGATGGTGCGCCTGATCAACGCGGGCAAGCCGGCCGACGTCATCACCGTCTACGAGGCGCTGACGATGCTGGGCAAGGCCGACGAAGTGGGTGGCCTGCAATACCTGAACGCCATGGCGCAGAACACGCCGTCGGCCGCCAACATCCGCCGCTACGCCGAGATCGTGCGCGACCGCGGTGTGCTGCGCAAGCTGATCACCGTGGCCGACGAAATCTCCGGCAACGCCTTCAGCCCGCAGGGCAAGGAAGTCAAGCAGATGCTGGACGAGGCGGAGTCGAAGATCTTCGCCATCGCCGAAGCGGGATCGCGCGGCTCGTCCGGCTGGACCGCCGTGCAGCCCCTGTTGACCCAGGTGGTCGAGCGTATCGACGAGCTGTACAGCCGCGAAAGCACCAGCGAGATCACCGGCGTGCCGACCGGCTTCATCGACCTCGATCGCATGACGTCCGGCCTGCAGCCGGGCGACCTCGTCATCGTGGCCGGCCGTCCGTCGATGGGCAAGACCGCGTTTTCCGTCAACATCGGCGAGAACGTCGCGATCGAGGCGGGCCTGCCCGTCGCCGTGTTCTCGATGGAGATGGGCGGCGCCCAGCTGGCGATGCGTATGCTGGGCTCGGTCGGCCAGCTCGACCAGCATCGCCTGCGTACGGGCAAGCTGAACGACGAGGACTGGCCGCGCCTGACGCACGCCATCCAGAAGATGAACGAAGCGCAGCTGTACATCGACGAGACGCCGGCGCTGAACCCGATCGAGATGCGCGCACGGGCGCGCCGCCTGGCGCGCCAGTGTGGCAAGCTCGGTCTCATCATCGTCGACTACCTGCAGCTGATGCAGGGCTCGCAGCCGGGCGACAACCGCGCCGCCGAGATCTCCGAGATCTCGCGTTCGCTGAAGGGCCTGGCGAAGGAATTGCACTGCCCCGTGATCGCGCTGTCCCAGCTGAACCGCTCGCTGGAACAGCGCCCGAACAAGCGTCCCGTGATGTCCGACCTGCGCGAATCCGGCGCTATCGAGCAGGATGCGGACGTGATCATCTTCCTGTACCGCGACGAGGTCTACAACCCCGATTCGCCGGACAAGGGAACCGCCGAGATCATTATCGGCAAGCAGCGTAACGGTCCCATCGGCGCGATCCGCCTCACGTGGATGGGCATGTACACCAAGTTTGGCAACTACACCGGTAACCTGGCGGTCTATCAGGGCGACTGA
- the rplI gene encoding 50S ribosomal protein L9, giving the protein MQIILLEKVINVGNLGDVVKVKDGYARNFLIPQKLARRATTAAVAEFEAKRAELEKAAAEKLAAAQGQGEKLNGMTVTVSQKAGVDGRLFGSVTNYDIAEALTKAGFAVEKAAVRMPTGPLKTTGEHPVSVSLHTDVVVEVTVAVVGEAA; this is encoded by the coding sequence ATGCAAATCATTCTGTTGGAAAAAGTCATCAACGTCGGCAACCTGGGCGACGTCGTGAAGGTCAAGGACGGCTACGCACGTAACTTCCTGATCCCGCAAAAGCTGGCACGTCGTGCCACGACGGCTGCCGTGGCCGAGTTCGAAGCCAAGCGCGCCGAACTGGAAAAAGCCGCCGCTGAAAAGCTGGCTGCCGCACAAGGCCAAGGCGAAAAGCTGAACGGCATGACCGTGACCGTGTCGCAGAAGGCCGGCGTCGACGGCCGCCTGTTCGGTTCCGTGACCAACTACGACATCGCCGAAGCGCTGACGAAGGCTGGTTTCGCTGTCGAAAAAGCAGCCGTGCGCATGCCGACCGGCCCGCTGAAGACGACCGGCGAGCACCCTGTCTCCGTGTCGCTGCACACCGACGTCGTGGTCGAAGTGACCGTGGCCGTCGTGGGCGAAGCAGCCTAA
- the rpsR gene encoding 30S ribosomal protein S18 produces the protein MAFGKKFDKNKAKLKEKRKQQNPLFKRKKFCRFTAAGVEQVDYKDVDTLKDFIQENGKIMPARLTGTKAHYQRQVDTAIKRARYLALLPYTDLHHA, from the coding sequence ATGGCATTCGGTAAAAAGTTCGACAAAAACAAAGCAAAGCTGAAAGAGAAGCGCAAACAGCAAAATCCTCTGTTCAAGCGCAAGAAGTTCTGCCGCTTCACCGCCGCTGGCGTTGAGCAAGTGGACTACAAAGACGTAGACACGCTGAAAGATTTCATCCAGGAAAACGGCAAGATCATGCCAGCACGCCTGACCGGCACGAAGGCGCACTACCAGCGTCAAGTCGACACCGCCATCAAGCGCGCCCGCTACCTGGCCCTGCTGCCTTACACCGATCTGCACCACGCTTAA
- the priB gene encoding primosomal replication protein N — protein MNQLQFVGLITEREVLRYTPAGLPLVNAVLQHSSQQMEAGIARLTEFEIAAVAAGEISNRFSAAPLGGTYEFTGFLAKKNRHSKSLVFHIIDFRAVTTAQHLDTGA, from the coding sequence CTGAACCAGCTCCAGTTTGTCGGCCTCATCACCGAGCGGGAAGTGTTGCGATACACGCCAGCCGGTCTGCCACTCGTGAATGCAGTATTGCAGCACAGTTCGCAGCAGATGGAAGCCGGCATTGCCCGCCTGACCGAGTTCGAGATTGCCGCGGTAGCCGCAGGCGAGATCTCCAACCGCTTCAGCGCGGCGCCACTGGGAGGCACGTACGAGTTCACGGGATTCCTGGCCAAGAAGAACCGCCACAGCAAGAGCCTGGTATTTCACATCATTGATTTCCGTGCTGTCACGACAGCACAACATTTAGATACAGGAGCCTAA
- the rpsF gene encoding 30S ribosomal protein S6 encodes MRHYEIVFIVHPDQSEQVPAMIERYKASVTSRGGNVHRVEDWGRRQMAYSIQKLAKAHYICMNIECDNETLVELETAFKFNDAVLRHLTVKMKKAETAPSPMMKSVQREDAAKSHRAEAPAAAPAAAAA; translated from the coding sequence ATGCGTCACTATGAAATCGTATTTATCGTCCATCCGGACCAAAGCGAGCAAGTGCCCGCGATGATCGAACGTTACAAAGCCAGCGTGACCTCGCGCGGCGGTAACGTGCACCGCGTGGAAGATTGGGGCCGCCGTCAGATGGCGTACTCGATCCAGAAACTGGCCAAGGCACACTACATCTGCATGAACATCGAGTGCGACAACGAAACCCTGGTCGAACTGGAAACCGCGTTCAAATTCAATGATGCCGTGCTGCGTCACCTGACCGTCAAGATGAAGAAAGCGGAAACCGCTCCTTCGCCGATGATGAAGTCGGTCCAGCGTGAAGACGCGGCCAAGAGCCACCGCGCCGAAGCACCAGCAGCCGCTCCTGCAGCCGCTGCAGCTTAA
- the lexA gene encoding transcriptional repressor LexA, translated as MIKLTARQEQILNLIRDAIENTGFPPTRAEIAAELGFKSANAAEEHLKALARKGAIEITAGTSRGIRLLGERPAPAAAKPADLGPMPQVPAGMLMSLPLIGRVAAGSPILAQENLETSYSVDPALFSAKPDFLLKVRGESMRDIGIMDGDLLAVKKVDSAKNGQIVVARIGSEVTVKRYRRTGSTVELLPENPDFKVITVDPETDEFALEGLAVGLLRTWH; from the coding sequence ATGATCAAGCTCACCGCAAGACAGGAACAAATTCTCAATCTGATCAGGGATGCCATCGAGAACACCGGCTTCCCCCCGACCCGCGCGGAAATCGCGGCCGAGCTGGGCTTCAAATCCGCCAACGCGGCCGAAGAGCACCTGAAGGCGCTCGCGCGCAAGGGTGCCATCGAGATCACCGCCGGCACCTCGCGCGGCATCCGGCTGCTGGGCGAACGCCCGGCCCCGGCGGCGGCGAAGCCGGCCGACCTGGGCCCGATGCCGCAAGTCCCGGCCGGCATGCTGATGTCGCTGCCGCTGATCGGCCGCGTGGCGGCCGGCTCGCCCATCCTGGCGCAGGAAAACCTGGAGACGAGCTACAGCGTCGACCCGGCCCTGTTCTCGGCCAAGCCCGATTTCCTCCTGAAGGTGCGCGGCGAATCGATGCGCGACATCGGCATCATGGACGGCGACCTGCTGGCCGTGAAGAAGGTGGACAGCGCCAAGAACGGCCAGATCGTCGTGGCCCGCATCGGCAGCGAAGTGACGGTGAAGCGCTACCGCCGTACCGGCTCGACCGTCGAGCTGCTGCCGGAAAACCCGGACTTCAAGGTCATCACCGTCGATCCGGAGACCGACGAATTCGCGCTGGAAGGCCTGGCGGTCGGATTGCTGCGGACCTGGCACTAA